Proteins encoded by one window of Clostridium bornimense:
- a CDS encoding DEAD/DEAH box helicase, translating into MRIEDFEDIIIKKVSPIVRSGGKELYKKGLVKSIKGKRFETFYALYGVVESENRIKEFNTYMKINLVNGNIDKASCGCDNFKRLSRGNNFFICSHLVATTEKFLVAMKKKTGVNPSKKVNKDNTILRILRKVSNDKILYEIRTYLGKDKIVIKDKNLRDFLEVNIDKKIKFTYEYLEINTKIINKPLPLSFTIKDDEKNLIVTTHKKMPISLTEKNDVYFFNNEIYLPPKDQIDNYIDTYNDEKIYPKTIKSYNEILDNLSKISSNIIIKESVREFASEYYKPEFFLYKEENKIYCTVNIYYGNKRINILVDSNDVIREKKKEETLLIKICGIGFVRKGERLEFIGDDEVLFDILSSKNEGIHKLGKVILGKAFKENGVYNYCNINGEIVKDDDKYIFYYSIDGMNNDEIFSAYEAYKEGKEFYKSNNGGFINFRDKGVKDFFNLLGGLGISVGSNEIIVDEDKEIYISEAVTNLPMIKGKENLHRAEEILSEEIEVPQGFKGNLRNYQVEGFRWFKGLSKLGLGGILSDEMGLGKTIQTIAFILSEKGEKFIIVAPTSLIYNWKSELEKFAEGLKVAVVHGAKRKEIIKNIQEYDALLTSYGTLKRDIELYKDIEFGYCILDEGQNIKNPDAESTKIVKAINSKNRFVLTGTPIENNLMELWSIFDFIMPGYLFSKEVFKKKFIFNNDVETLKLLINPFILRRTKKDVITELPDKIEKKVFVDMTAKQSKVYKDYMKDVLSTLQNYGDNKIEIFSYLTKLRQICLDPSIIIEDYEGGSGKVKAALKLIKERDGKILLFSQFTSILDKLKEELEGANIKYLHLDGSVAAKQRIKRVEEFNNEESIKVFLISLKAGGTGLNLTSASTVIHFDPWWNPAVEDQATDRAHRIGQRNVVEVIKLIAKDTIEEKIIQLQENKRLLIENVISGELGEGDLLKKLSVEDIKEIFRENK; encoded by the coding sequence AGTTAATGGAAATATAGATAAAGCTAGTTGTGGTTGTGATAATTTTAAAAGACTGTCTAGGGGAAATAACTTTTTTATTTGTAGTCACTTAGTAGCCACAACAGAGAAATTTTTGGTAGCAATGAAGAAAAAGACAGGAGTGAATCCTTCAAAAAAGGTTAATAAAGATAATACTATCTTGAGAATCCTAAGGAAAGTAAGTAATGACAAGATTTTATATGAGATAAGAACTTATTTAGGAAAAGACAAAATTGTAATAAAAGATAAAAATTTAAGAGACTTTTTAGAGGTAAATATAGATAAAAAAATAAAGTTTACTTATGAATATTTAGAAATTAATACAAAGATAATAAATAAACCATTACCATTGTCCTTTACAATAAAAGATGATGAAAAAAATCTTATAGTTACCACCCATAAAAAGATGCCTATTTCCCTTACAGAAAAGAATGATGTGTACTTTTTTAATAATGAAATTTATTTGCCACCTAAAGATCAAATAGATAACTATATAGATACTTATAATGATGAAAAGATATATCCTAAAACTATAAAATCGTATAATGAAATATTAGATAATCTTAGTAAAATTTCTTCTAATATAATTATAAAAGAATCAGTACGAGAGTTTGCATCAGAGTATTATAAACCAGAATTCTTCTTATACAAAGAAGAGAATAAGATATATTGTACGGTAAATATTTATTACGGAAATAAGAGAATAAATATTTTAGTAGATAGCAATGATGTTATAAGAGAAAAGAAAAAAGAAGAAACATTACTGATAAAAATTTGTGGTATTGGTTTTGTAAGAAAAGGAGAAAGACTAGAGTTTATTGGTGATGATGAAGTGTTATTTGATATATTATCGTCAAAAAATGAAGGTATACATAAATTGGGCAAGGTAATCTTAGGAAAAGCTTTTAAGGAAAATGGAGTATATAATTATTGCAATATTAATGGAGAAATAGTAAAGGATGATGATAAATATATTTTTTACTATAGCATTGACGGCATGAATAATGATGAAATATTTTCTGCTTATGAAGCTTATAAAGAGGGAAAAGAATTTTATAAAAGTAACAATGGTGGATTTATAAACTTTAGAGATAAAGGAGTTAAAGATTTCTTTAATTTATTAGGAGGACTAGGGATAAGTGTTGGCAGCAATGAGATAATTGTTGATGAAGATAAGGAAATTTATATTAGTGAAGCTGTTACTAACCTTCCTATGATAAAAGGAAAAGAAAATTTACATAGAGCAGAAGAAATATTAAGTGAGGAAATAGAAGTACCACAAGGTTTTAAGGGCAATCTAAGAAATTATCAAGTAGAAGGTTTTAGGTGGTTTAAAGGTCTAAGTAAGCTTGGTCTTGGAGGAATTCTTTCTGATGAAATGGGGCTTGGAAAAACTATTCAGACTATAGCATTTATATTATCAGAAAAGGGAGAAAAATTTATAATTGTTGCGCCTACATCTCTTATATATAATTGGAAAAGTGAACTAGAAAAATTTGCAGAAGGCCTTAAGGTAGCTGTCGTTCATGGAGCAAAAAGAAAAGAAATTATAAAGAATATACAAGAATATGATGCGCTACTTACTTCTTATGGAACTTTAAAAAGAGATATTGAACTTTATAAAGATATAGAGTTTGGATATTGTATATTAGATGAAGGACAAAATATAAAAAATCCTGATGCAGAAAGTACGAAAATAGTGAAAGCTATAAATAGTAAAAATAGATTTGTACTGACAGGGACTCCAATAGAAAATAATTTAATGGAACTTTGGAGTATTTTTGATTTTATTATGCCAGGATATTTATTTTCTAAGGAAGTATTTAAAAAGAAATTTATTTTTAATAATGATGTAGAAACTTTAAAATTGCTTATAAACCCATTTATATTAAGAAGAACTAAAAAAGATGTAATAACAGAATTACCAGATAAAATAGAAAAGAAAGTCTTTGTAGATATGACAGCAAAGCAAAGTAAGGTTTATAAGGATTATATGAAAGATGTATTATCGACATTACAAAATTATGGTGATAACAAGATAGAGATTTTTTCATATCTAACTAAGCTTAGACAAATATGTTTAGATCCATCTATTATTATAGAAGATTATGAAGGCGGTAGTGGAAAAGTAAAAGCAGCATTAAAATTAATAAAAGAAAGAGATGGAAAGATACTGTTATTTTCACAATTTACATCTATATTAGATAAATTAAAAGAAGAGTTAGAAGGTGCAAATATAAAATATCTTCATTTAGACGGTAGTGTCGCTGCAAAGCAGAGAATAAAAAGAGTAGAAGAGTTTAACAATGAGGAATCTATAAAAGTATTTTTAATATCACTTAAGGCAGGGGGAACAGGGTTAAACCTAACTTCGGCATCTACAGTTATACATTTTGACCCATGGTGGAATCCAGCAGTAGAGGACCAAGCTACTGATAGAGCTCATAGAATAGGACAGAGAAATGTTGTAGAAGTTATTAAGCTTATAGCAAAAGATACTATAGAGGAAAAAATTATTCAGTTGCAAGAAAATAAGAGGCTTCTTATAGAAAATGTTATTAGTGGTGAGCTTGGTGAGGGTGATTTATTAAAGAAACTTTCCGTTGAAGATATAAAGGAGATATTTAGGGAGAATAAGTGA
- a CDS encoding lectin-like domain-containing protein encodes MKKNKSKKIAIKTKQMIAKVLIIICLITNINTNYIVLAQDENTNTEIESAIEWLETNQNEDGTWGDSIQQITTYQVLDVLQSELDSEKSYKEGLKWAKEQEESTVDYQARRLMIKELVTKDNIEDLIKNQNEDGGFGLTDLYGSDVVDANLVLTVLLDQNEQEVDVENRLVNYILNHQNEDGSFSYFEDTTESVKLTAEVIIALNKFSNICENNSYNVQQSIRKAGDYLLSKQNDNKLWGDSLEDIRASLKAFSAVLNTEGIQESSYIEKVVSGLQLENGSVMNDAYATALYIELMKKISEIPKAEIDSINIYKKDNADKTLCKSYKAYEDMTIEVAANYDEEKAEVNVFILDEHGGVVFQDNKLKTDWEVKNQSPGQYRVVVQIIDSKSRYIISSAEENFTIEESVQVDNFETLIDCDSTMVGEPITINTKVAFDNLSNVDVNLILRTQILKGDVVVKEDSKIQELSKSKESYDVELMTFEPEVTEPATYTFKVEAIQNDNLVGSNEKEFIVYERLSNTGVYITQDKDKEKLYPGKDNLKLNFHLKGLKENDEKVMSYRSFSVLAALADESTSSFAYSGNIMSNEYIEFYLNGRGYTLGTKEGNPEYISDNNKNLLYGHPGSGTSYTTVNIDDNKYIYSPNVQGVTPDLSEGSVTSVEKIGNVKIKQKFAIVNNSNTGRNDMVEIRYIVKNEDTVSHSAGLRIMLDTMLGYNDAAPFRVPGIGALSYEKELVGDKIPQYWQAFDNLSNPSVVAQGTFYKEGMIKPDLVQFMNWSRVNSYSWYLTPTGSSTGDSAVTVFWNPTELLPGEEREYVTYYGIGELNSDISGSLVASITGASKLEATEEGYDPNPFLVTAYAYNMGLEEIGNVKARVVLPTGLKLAEEEKETHLFGNMGVGEEKQTSWNVVAEDSLVDKTLTYSVVYSVNGVDIKTINRNVFVPKQINNIAGRDVVLETVIPSSEFKINPEKVTPAPSEIIEKEDGNQLLRWNFDKIDIDEVIDLQVELNGESLISEAKYVVTKDTTLSYTNRENERETRKLKNMSVEVNKYELESEITTDKKEYTANENVIITNKTKNLHDYSMNLTGKVTIYDSNNEVVEVLDNNIESIWQGNEEKEDNYTFNTKELLMGTYKIEVQWFEGSKIIQTTDAYFNINKDGSIKHNVFVDKQQYNANDVVTYTNKISNTSINCIEKGLTLETVITNEQNEVVKNELVSLEDILSSTQVTKNGTFKLNDNKAGQYKVTATIYLDDKKISEETTLFEVISTQENLFGVKGNLKVLNSIITPAEEVSFESLIENTGNENIHNMPQIIRIIQVGTEKEMKKYQWESNVEVGNSDNKTFTWGDKSIEAGDYIIQYEAIKPNGETKLIASNNFTVKYIEDDFEKENDLWNYMGTAHRSDGGYAVLTENKNHENGAMWLKQGISLPFVTTFKYKAGGGTGADGFTFMFAKKANELGNEGREMGFNTGNGYAIEFDSFYNKFHGEQTSVNRAHIALGKDLLSTGNKGEIIDSLAMNVTEEVASKLSDDNWHDVEVRVTEDGVQLYLDGERVLVYKGKLDTTYDGFGFSSATGTENNHHYIDNVIIRENTEIALEDIKDDFTETNSKWDYLGSAYRSDEGYAVLTENKTWQTGAMWLNDVVSAPFTSKFKYKAGEGNGADGFVFMFGKESNKIGASGGTLGFSEGNGYGLEFDSFYNGSSENINNNNRHIALFKDKLTSTLKVNATDAIAAKVSDNKWHDVEVKVKTDGIEVFIDGESVMTWYGKIDKTYNGFGFAAATGDYTNSHFIDDVEIKEDVEEITENIKDDFSADTGLWNYMGTAARLEDGFARITPNENWKNGAMWLKKETTNKFTTKFKYKAGESSCGTNSDGFTYMFYKNPNQLGNTGETLGVQADSGYFIEFDSFYNGSNSEKIGKNSAHIALMKNSTSGEVLQFNNDDSITSKIADGQWHDVEVSVTSESVQVYVDSLLVIDYKGTLDTTYTGTGFSGATGGYNQNTFIDDFEIDITR; translated from the coding sequence TTGAAAAAAAACAAGTCTAAAAAAATTGCTATTAAAACTAAACAAATGATAGCAAAAGTTTTAATTATAATTTGTTTAATAACTAATATTAATACAAATTATATAGTTTTAGCTCAAGATGAAAATACAAACACTGAGATTGAATCAGCAATAGAATGGTTAGAAACTAATCAGAATGAAGATGGTACTTGGGGGGACAGTATTCAACAGATAACGACGTATCAAGTTCTGGATGTATTGCAAAGTGAACTGGATAGTGAAAAGAGTTACAAGGAAGGTTTAAAATGGGCAAAAGAACAAGAAGAATCTACAGTAGATTATCAAGCAAGGCGATTAATGATAAAAGAATTAGTAACAAAAGATAATATTGAAGACCTAATAAAAAACCAAAACGAAGATGGGGGTTTTGGATTAACAGATCTTTATGGAAGTGATGTAGTAGATGCTAATCTTGTATTAACAGTATTACTAGATCAGAATGAACAAGAAGTAGATGTTGAGAATAGATTAGTAAATTATATACTTAATCATCAAAACGAAGATGGTAGTTTTTCTTATTTTGAAGATACAACAGAAAGTGTAAAACTTACTGCAGAAGTTATTATTGCATTAAATAAATTTAGTAATATATGTGAAAATAATTCTTATAATGTGCAGCAATCAATAAGAAAAGCAGGAGATTATTTATTGAGCAAACAAAATGACAACAAGCTTTGGGGAGATTCATTAGAAGATATACGAGCCTCTCTTAAAGCTTTTTCAGCAGTACTTAATACTGAAGGGATACAAGAAAGTTCATATATAGAAAAAGTAGTTAGTGGACTTCAATTAGAAAATGGAAGTGTAATGAATGATGCATATGCTACAGCACTTTATATTGAGTTAATGAAAAAAATATCAGAAATACCTAAGGCTGAGATAGATTCTATCAATATCTATAAAAAGGACAATGCAGATAAAACTTTATGTAAGAGTTATAAAGCATATGAAGATATGACAATAGAAGTAGCTGCTAATTATGATGAAGAAAAAGCAGAAGTTAACGTTTTTATCTTAGATGAGCATGGGGGAGTAGTTTTTCAAGATAATAAGTTAAAAACAGATTGGGAGGTAAAAAATCAAAGCCCAGGACAATATAGAGTTGTTGTACAAATAATTGATTCTAAAAGTAGATATATAATATCTTCTGCCGAAGAGAATTTTACAATTGAAGAAAGTGTACAAGTGGATAATTTTGAAACATTAATTGATTGTGATTCTACAATGGTGGGTGAACCTATAACTATTAATACAAAGGTTGCATTTGATAATTTATCTAATGTAGATGTAAATCTTATATTAAGGACTCAAATTTTGAAAGGTGATGTAGTAGTTAAGGAAGATTCAAAAATACAAGAACTTAGCAAGAGTAAAGAAAGTTATGATGTTGAGCTTATGACATTTGAACCAGAAGTTACAGAACCTGCTACATATACTTTTAAGGTAGAAGCAATACAAAATGATAATCTAGTAGGTAGTAATGAAAAAGAATTTATTGTTTATGAAAGACTTTCTAATACTGGTGTTTATATTACACAAGATAAGGATAAAGAAAAACTTTATCCAGGAAAAGATAATTTGAAGTTGAATTTTCATTTAAAAGGATTAAAAGAAAATGATGAAAAAGTTATGAGTTATAGATCATTTTCAGTACTAGCCGCTCTTGCGGATGAATCAACATCATCATTTGCTTATAGCGGAAATATTATGTCTAATGAATATATAGAATTTTATTTGAATGGTAGAGGATATACATTAGGAACTAAGGAAGGAAATCCTGAGTATATTTCAGATAATAATAAAAATTTACTTTATGGACATCCAGGAAGTGGTACAAGTTATACTACTGTAAATATTGATGATAATAAATATATATATTCACCAAATGTTCAAGGGGTAACTCCAGATTTATCTGAAGGTAGTGTAACATCGGTTGAAAAGATTGGAAATGTTAAGATAAAACAAAAGTTTGCCATTGTTAATAATTCTAATACAGGTAGAAATGATATGGTTGAAATACGTTATATTGTTAAAAATGAAGATACAGTAAGTCATAGTGCAGGATTAAGAATAATGCTAGATACTATGTTAGGATATAATGATGCAGCACCTTTTAGAGTTCCAGGAATAGGGGCATTAAGCTATGAAAAGGAGCTAGTGGGAGATAAAATTCCACAGTATTGGCAAGCATTTGATAACTTAAGCAATCCATCTGTAGTAGCTCAAGGAACTTTTTATAAAGAAGGAATGATAAAGCCTGATTTAGTACAGTTTATGAATTGGAGTAGAGTTAATAGCTATTCATGGTATCTTACTCCTACAGGAAGTAGTACAGGGGATAGTGCAGTGACTGTCTTTTGGAATCCTACAGAATTGTTACCGGGAGAAGAAAGAGAGTATGTAACTTATTATGGAATTGGAGAGTTAAATTCAGATATTAGTGGAAGTTTAGTAGCAAGTATTACTGGTGCTTCGAAATTAGAAGCTACAGAAGAGGGATATGATCCTAATCCATTTTTAGTAACTGCTTATGCATATAATATGGGACTTGAAGAGATAGGGAATGTTAAAGCACGTGTTGTTTTACCAACAGGACTTAAATTGGCTGAAGAAGAAAAAGAAACTCATTTATTTGGAAATATGGGTGTAGGAGAGGAAAAGCAAACTTCTTGGAATGTAGTAGCAGAAGATTCTTTAGTGGATAAAACTTTAACTTATTCTGTGGTATATAGTGTAAATGGAGTAGATATTAAGACTATAAATAGAAACGTTTTTGTTCCTAAACAAATTAATAATATAGCTGGACGAGATGTAGTATTAGAAACTGTTATACCATCATCAGAATTCAAGATTAATCCAGAAAAAGTAACACCGGCACCTTCTGAAATTATTGAAAAAGAAGATGGAAATCAATTATTACGTTGGAATTTTGACAAGATTGATATTGATGAAGTTATAGATTTACAAGTTGAATTAAATGGAGAAAGTCTTATATCAGAAGCTAAGTATGTAGTAACTAAAGATACTACATTAAGTTATACAAATAGAGAAAATGAGAGAGAGACTCGTAAGCTTAAAAATATGTCAGTAGAAGTTAATAAATATGAATTGGAATCAGAAATTACTACAGATAAGAAAGAATATACAGCAAACGAGAACGTTATAATTACAAATAAAACTAAGAATCTTCATGATTATTCTATGAATTTGACTGGAAAGGTTACAATTTATGATTCAAATAATGAGGTAGTGGAAGTTTTAGACAATAACATTGAATCTATCTGGCAAGGGAATGAAGAAAAAGAAGATAATTATACTTTTAATACAAAAGAATTGCTGATGGGAACATACAAGATAGAGGTTCAATGGTTTGAAGGAAGTAAAATTATACAAACTACAGATGCTTATTTCAATATTAATAAAGATGGAAGCATAAAACACAATGTTTTTGTAGATAAGCAACAATATAATGCTAATGATGTAGTTACATATACAAATAAAATAAGTAATACAAGCATTAATTGTATAGAAAAAGGACTAACATTAGAAACAGTAATTACAAATGAACAAAATGAAGTCGTAAAAAATGAATTAGTTTCATTAGAAGATATACTGTCTTCAACACAAGTAACTAAGAATGGTACATTTAAACTTAATGATAATAAAGCTGGACAATATAAAGTAACTGCAACAATTTATTTAGATGATAAGAAAATAAGTGAAGAAACAACATTATTTGAGGTAATATCTACACAAGAAAATTTATTTGGAGTAAAAGGAAACTTAAAGGTATTAAATTCTATAATTACACCAGCAGAAGAGGTATCTTTTGAAAGTTTAATAGAGAATACTGGAAATGAAAATATTCACAATATGCCTCAGATTATTAGAATTATTCAAGTTGGTACTGAAAAAGAAATGAAAAAATATCAATGGGAATCAAATGTTGAAGTAGGTAATAGCGATAATAAGACATTTACATGGGGTGATAAATCTATAGAAGCTGGTGACTATATTATTCAATATGAAGCTATTAAACCTAATGGCGAAACTAAGTTAATAGCATCTAATAACTTCACTGTTAAATATATTGAAGATGATTTTGAAAAAGAAAATGATTTATGGAACTATATGGGCACTGCACATAGAAGTGATGGTGGTTATGCTGTACTAACAGAAAATAAAAATCATGAAAATGGAGCAATGTGGTTAAAGCAAGGAATATCATTGCCTTTTGTTACGACCTTTAAATACAAAGCTGGTGGCGGAACAGGAGCAGATGGATTTACATTTATGTTTGCTAAAAAAGCAAATGAATTAGGTAATGAAGGTAGAGAAATGGGCTTTAATACAGGGAACGGATATGCTATTGAGTTTGATAGCTTCTATAATAAGTTCCATGGTGAACAAACTTCTGTAAATAGAGCACATATAGCATTAGGAAAAGATTTATTATCAACAGGAAATAAGGGAGAGATAATAGATTCATTAGCTATGAATGTAACCGAAGAGGTAGCAAGTAAGTTAAGTGATGATAACTGGCATGATGTAGAAGTTAGAGTTACAGAAGACGGAGTACAACTTTATTTAGATGGTGAGAGAGTATTAGTTTATAAAGGAAAATTAGATACTACTTATGATGGATTTGGATTTTCATCAGCTACAGGTACAGAAAATAACCATCATTATATTGATAATGTGATTATAAGAGAAAATACAGAAATAGCACTAGAAGACATAAAAGATGATTTTACAGAAACAAATAGTAAGTGGGATTATCTTGGTAGTGCCTATAGAAGTGATGAAGGTTATGCGGTACTAACAGAAAATAAAACATGGCAAACAGGTGCAATGTGGCTTAATGATGTGGTTTCAGCACCATTTACTAGTAAATTTAAGTATAAAGCAGGCGAGGGTAATGGAGCAGATGGCTTTGTATTTATGTTTGGTAAAGAATCTAATAAGATAGGTGCTAGTGGTGGAACATTAGGATTTTCAGAAGGTAATGGTTATGGTTTAGAATTTGATAGTTTCTACAATGGAAGCAGTGAAAATATCAACAATAATAACAGACATATAGCTTTATTTAAAGATAAGCTAACATCTACATTAAAAGTTAATGCTACAGATGCTATAGCCGCTAAAGTAAGTGATAATAAGTGGCATGATGTAGAGGTAAAAGTTAAGACAGATGGTATTGAAGTATTTATTGATGGCGAAAGTGTTATGACTTGGTACGGAAAAATTGATAAGACTTATAATGGATTTGGTTTTGCAGCAGCTACAGGAGATTATACTAATAGTCACTTTATTGATGATGTTGAGATAAAAGAAGATGTTGAGGAGATAACAGAAAATATAAAAGATGATTTCAGTGCAGATACAGGGTTATGGAACTACATGGGAACTGCAGCAAGACTTGAAGATGGATTTGCAAGAATAACACCAAATGAAAATTGGAAGAATGGTGCTATGTGGCTTAAAAAGGAAACAACAAATAAATTTACTACAAAATTTAAGTACAAAGCTGGTGAAAGTAGTTGTGGAACTAATAGTGATGGATTTACTTATATGTTCTATAAAAATCCAAATCAATTAGGTAATACGGGAGAAACTTTAGGAGTACAAGCTGATAGTGGATATTTTATAGAATTTGATAGTTTTTATAACGGTAGCAATTCTGAAAAGATAGGTAAAAATTCAGCACATATTGCATTAATGAAAAATAGTACAAGTGGAGAGGTACTTCAATTTAATAATGATGATTCAATAACTTCAAAGATAGCTGATGGTCAATGGCATGATGTAGAAGTGAGTGTAACTAGTGAAAGTGTACAAGTATATGTAGATTCTTTACTTGTAATTGACTATAAAGGAACACTAGATACTACTTATACGGGAACTGGATTCAGTGGAGCAACTGGGGGATACAATCAAAATACTTTTATTGATGATTTTGAGATAGACATAACAAGATAA